A window of Mercenaria mercenaria strain notata unplaced genomic scaffold, MADL_Memer_1 contig_1785, whole genome shotgun sequence genomic DNA:
TGTTTTCTTGAAGATTCACAGCAGTCAGTTGAAATCTTGAATGAAAGCAAGACTTGGAACGAGGCAGCTAAATTGTGCTTTAAAAATAACAGATATCCGACACCGTTGGAAAGCATAAATCATGTAAATGACACTGGATTTTTCTCTTGGACCGGGGTCGTATGCAGCGGTGTTATTTCCAAAAATGCTGGTAAgaaaaataaaagtttcaaatgtATATGTAACAAGAGGGTATCATTTCATTTAATGGATTCTTACTTTATTGAAAGATAGCAAGAATCGGCCTGAAAAGTGTTGATACTTAATTAAGATACCATTCAACTTCTGTGAAATAATCTAAAACTCCCTTCTAAGTTGCCTTTGAATAAAAGGAACCCGAACTATTTTTAAAAGTCTTTGCAATATCTTTAACCACAGCGTATAAATCATGTCCGAAATATCACGAAGGTGAAGGTCGTAATGCAACAGCGATTTAATCCATTTGACTGGACAGAACACCTTGTCTGGTACTATTTGTCTTGATGCTTTTTCTGATACGGTCAAAAGCCAAATGATTAAAGAAATAGTAATAATACATTGTAGCGGGAACTTGATGTATTATTGTTTTAGAATTGGATAACATTTCGTCTGAAATCATGTATGGATATATGACTTATGACGGATCTTCTGGATATGTTCTGAAGTTCACACATGCAAATGATAGAAAACATATTCTTTGTGAAAACGTaagtaactgttttttttttatcaagtccAGTCTCAGTGTAacaattatatatcattatatatgcataaacaaatgtaacaaaagcAAGGAAAAATAGTGTCCTTTTGTGAGGAAAACAATTTGCTAGGAAAGTAATTCTTTAAAATTGTAATCTGCCTTTTCTGGTGTGAATGGTTTAGTATCTATATTCATCAGCTATAATCCGTCAGATTAATTTTCAGTAGTTTTATAAATTTGCATAAGTTTTTCAATACTTAgataaagttttgataaaattttcaaGAACTGAAGCAACATCTAATAGTGGCAAAAAATATCTCAAACTTCACCACCACCATATCTACCACCACAACCACCACCTCCGCagtggttgtggtggtggtggggcTGGTGGTGGTGTTGATGAAGTTCGAGTTGATTGCAGTTGCTGGGGACGCCCTTATCTTTTATAGTCAAATCAAATTATGACTTATAGGCGTTTGATCCATTTGACCAATAAGGATGTTGCCTGCAAGTACTATATTCTTTGTGAATTAAtcgtttgaaccaatcagaatgtcgcgtttactctgtttaatataCCTCACCCTGGAAATTCATTTACAGTcattttggatatcaaagtgtaaggatctGGTAAGCATATATCTAACGCTTTTTATGCATTCATTTTGTGTACACAAGTCAATTGTACTCGTAAAAACATTTCACTTGATACCAAACACGGCCAAAGTTGTTTCAAGCATAATAGAGAAAAGATGACATTATTTTTAACAGGTATGTAATTAAAGACCAACCCgtgtttaaagacccaccacaacctagtgacctactattTCCTCCCACAaaaacttcgtgaaaatcatttaCTAGAAGATGAAAGGTGGACAACTTAGGCTATCGCTGAATTTATATGTTTTCACAAGTTGATCTGCATAATTATTCAGTCTGTCTCTTTAAGTATAGTTTTTAAAACATCGACAAATATTTCATACACAGTAGAAACAAATTGTGGTCTAAACTCAACATATTACATCATATgctgtgcatactgctacattgatttagtaaaatgtttagacattaaacctATTGCCTTGGCCTTATACTAGTATATTTCACTGTCAATATGTAAACTAGTTACTtgtatttttcaagtattttatgcaaaacatgtataattaccatgaTGGAAATGGCAGAAGGTACAGTTATTTTATGGCGCGTCTTTAATTGACTGTCGTATCAAtagttatttatatatgtattgaaaaGAAAGTAAACATTACATTGTACTGTCATTTTATCGCttcttaaatttaaagtatttgtatttcatttggtAGTAAGGTTGTTACTGAAGTATGATTAAAAGAGgtaacataaatgtttttatactaatacgtgcaAACATATTAGCTAACTTGTGCGCATGTAACAAGTTGTTCAATACAAGCGCtcgtagttttaaagttatacgtACGCAGGTGTTCTTCCTACTATATGTGCCCTATCGTTTTATACTAAtatgtgcgcacgtattagttacgTCGTGCATACGTATTAGTATAAAACATTTATGCCACCTCTGTGGCACCGTAGGTTTCATTGACATAAGTATTAAATCAAGGGGTAGACATCTCTTTTTATGagctttttaaaaaacattttcatagaTCAGACACTACTGACAGCTGATTAACAGACATTGAACGTTAGGAACAAGAAGGCTGGCTTTGTCTCTTTTCTAACACGCATTATCTTGAAAGTAATTTGACCGTGCATATAAGACGTTGGATACTAAAACTTACATAAATAGTTAATGCCATATGGTTTTGCTTGATAATAAGATATATTATAATAACTCGGGTAAACAACTTAAGCTGATTTTCCATCGAACAACGTGGATTTATTTCCAACACCACATTTCGGtctcatatttttaataatatccTGGTGTTATACTTTTCCAAAACCTCGTGCAGACGAACGCTCTAGTGATTTGGCGAGGAAATGGTTTTCTTTACTGATAGACGGGCTATTATTTGTTCATcacttatgaacagactcagtcaaactgagacTGTACTTGAATCTTTGGTTCCCAAGACAttaaacttttttctttgattCCACCAATTAATTCTTCAAGGGAGAAAATCTTGatttaacaaataaacaataagAGCAATACTTTTAACTGCTTTCTCTTGACAAAACAATGCATGTCCTACTTTAATAGCAAATAATATGAAGAAAATTATAACatattattacatatatgttttGTAGACTTACATACATTCACAGAAGAACCACATACTTCATTAGTGCCGGAAACGGAAAATGCAACAACACCAACAGACGTGTCCACTAATCCTGGGGATAAGGAATTGGACGAGGAAGAAGTTGCAGACACACTAGGTAATGTACTTTCAAtactaataaaaacatatttaaataaatttatagaaTCACTAAAGGAAATTCAGAGCATCAGTCTACTCAATACATAAAGAACGCTTTAGTTTACAGCGATTGATCAATGCCTGTGATCAATACATAAAGAACGCTTTAGTTTACAGCGATTGATCAATGCCTGTGATCAGTAGTTTTTCACATATGAGGAAAGTGGAATGCTGTTCCACGTATTTCTGTATTTATAATTTCTCTGCTACCATTATTTTTATATgctggctgatttctgccatttcattaTTTCGTTCTGACGCAGCGACATAACGAAAATCGTCGTTTCGGCGCCCCGACAAAAGTCGTCCTGCCAAACATCATTATGACGCCCAACCAAATGTCGCCATGACGTCACCTCCTCAAATGTGGTCCGCCGAACGTCCTCCAGTCAAACTTCGTTATGACGCCCCACCAAATGTCTCACCACCGAACGTCATCATACAAAACGTTACCCCGCTTGACTTCAGGGCCTGCATTTTGCTTCAAGTTGGTACTAGCTGTATCCCCTgaggaagtaaaataaatttctctACGAGTTTTAGTTACTGCTTGGATAAGATGTGCAATGACACATGCCGAACCACCTTACCAAAGTATGGTGTTAACCTTTCAGAAAGGGATCTGGTGTTTGTTCGAAGGACAATCCATCTCAATGAGGCAAACATATGGTGTTTTTTTCAATGATCGACGAATTCATAATCTAGGTAAAACTTAAGACAAGCgtgtggacggatggacggatgtACTCACGGATGCACGCAGCCAGGGACACATTTGTATTTCCTTCCACCTCCCTTCAATAAATTGATCCTTGTACCTTAAGGAGCAAGTGATGAGTAATGTTGTAGTGAAATAGTCCCTGACTGATATTAAGATACAACCGTAGCTTGATTTACTTTCTTGTAAGAATGCAGAATAATTAGGAAGAGCACACATCTATTTGCTTTGATTCTGCAGGTATAACTGTTACAGTCAGCACCTTAATTGTAGTCATCTTTGTGGCTGTGGCAGTAATGCTGATTAAAAAGCGGTATGTCTTTATACTTTAACTGTAAAAAGATAATGATACGTATGTTAGCGTTTTTCTAGAAATATACAGATAACGTCAATATCAAGTAAAGATACATTTAAATAATCACATTTCtaatataaacatgtaaaacaaaataaataatatacgcAACCGCTCTCCTTAATCATCGatcattatttgagccgcgccatgagaaaaccaacatagtggctttgcgatcagcatagatccacaccagcctgcgcatctgcgcagtctggtcaggatccatgctgttcactaacggtttctctaattacaataggctttgaaagcgaacagcatgtatcctgaccagactgcacggatgcgcaggctggtctgtatccgtgctggtcgcaaaaccacaatgttggttttcattTGGCGCAGccaattaaataacattttaatgacTGTTTTGTGGTCGAGTTGTgctataagtacatgtattttgtaatcTTGTTGTCTCGGTAGCCACATGAAGGATAATTCATTGCTTGCAACTACTTATCATCATCAGAAGAATTATTTTGGTTCGTATCATTTGCAAATAATGTCTTAACACTTGCATAAAAGTATACCCTTCACGGTCGTAAGGATAATTAAAATTAGTTTGCTTCTAAAATAACATTACATTCTTTAATATATGCCTTATTGCGTTATATTTAAATAACACAAAACGAggacagtttttttaaatttatttcatgcgtcattttaatgtcatggtTGATACTAAAACAATTGGTTTATTATTACTATCATTTTAGACAAGAGAAACCTACTTTTAAATATATCCTTTACTAACAGGAGAACGAATCAAGGGACACGTCTGACTGAAGTTGGATACGTACCCGAACAAACTAATAACATAACACATATTTCTGATGAAGCAGGAGACGGGGCTTACACAACAATACAAGGCAATGGCACAGGAGGAGCCAGTGAAGAAATCGGAATACAAAATCCACAAAAGATTGTTTATGAGACATTGGGTGAAAGAAACGATAAGGAACACGGCTATGGAACAGCAAATACACAAAGGCGTGCTTATGAGTCATTAGGTGAAAGACATGATAAGGAACACAGCTGTGGAACACCAAATACACACAGAAATGCTTATGAGTCACTGGGtgacagacaaaacaaacacacagcGATGAAACATTAAACCAAACAGTTAACTTTAGACTTTATGAATGGGTTGAGTAAACACATAAATGTACTAATGAACGGGATACAATATacttatacataatatatattaagtactatatttgtataaatatcTGTGACAAGgaatttatttcaatttcttgCCATGAAGAGATGGAataatcagaataatttgtatatttgatgtattaacAAGTGaacgagtattgcagtggcaatatgGAAGTCCCCTTCCGGTAAAAAAGAAGTCTTGACCTccaatagtgacattgacctttgaccgacaaccatgagtcatgtgcgcgacacataGTCTATCCATTGGCAACATTTCCGTGTAGTACGAAAAACTCTTCAATGCAATTgaaagtaatggagcagaaacaaatttttacttgacctcgaacagtgaccttgacctttaaccgacaagcatagatcatgtgttgacacattatCTCATCATGGAGAACGTTTGTGTGTAGTGCTTAAatatccttcaatgcaattaaaaggaatggagcagaaacaatttttacttgaccttcaatagtgaccttgatctttgagctacaaGCATATAGCATGTACGTGCATAATATATATAACCAAGGTTTAAGAGCCTCGCTTGAGTTTTTGAGCTATCGCAGGATGTAGATTTGCGGACGGaaaccggtaggggactaatgACGTATCACATAACATTCAATTATTGCCATAATTAATTATACTAGTAGTTGTATTGCTGTTAATAATAACATTTGGGCGATTTATGATTAAtcacaaattatattatatacaattgGTAAAAGGAACCAACCATTAATTAGAGCAAGTACTGGTCGTAAAATGTACggattttgaccaatcagaaGTAACATTTATACTTCTATAAATCACAGCATCCTTCTATAGATAGCACAAGAGTGCTAGGGTATACATAGGTAGACTGATGATGGTGAGATCATTGTGTATCCAACGATTGATGTAGATACATCGGGGATTCAACTAATAGTTTATCCCAGAACCTTGATCAGAAAGTGAGCATCAAAAAGGTGAGAAAGATACATAATTGGTTTTAATCGATTGAGAAATGAAGCAACTAACACAGAaagtaaaacttttaacattGCGACTTTTGAAACGAATCAGTTGCTTCTACCAAATGATGCCTGACATCATGCAAAAGACATATAGAACATGTTGTACCCGCTTTCATATCAATGAGAGGCAAAGAAAACGCCTGTCATATCGTTGGAAACATCAATTTATGTAAGATAAAAGATAATTGATACTCTCATGAAGAGTGATATGTCTTTAAACATGTATAAGAGTTGATAGTAACGTTAAGGCAATGTGCTGTAGAACCACAATGAAAATATTGCGTAGTCTTTTATATAAAAGGTTATTACTATGTATGTTTAATTATGCATTTATACTATTTCATTGTTATAAAGAAAATGCTTAATTTATTTTAGGCTATACACTAAAAGAGAGCGGCTTTAAACATGTATGGAagttaataaacataaaattgtGCAATAAGCCAATGTGCTGATGTTGGCAGGACCATggtgaaaaaatacattattttattttttggttattcCTTTGCATATTTTGTTGTTGCTATGCATcgtaagttttatatttatagtaTCTGTATCTAATATGTCATTATTAAATAGCAAATAATAATCTAGCTAATCTGTAAACATAACAAACTTTATAACCGATCGGTTTCAAGTCGCAAATATTGAGTTCACGGTATGCATTCTTCATGTCTTTCTCTCTTTAGTGATGATTAGCTGCTGGTGTCGCTAACCTAGCCGGCCGGTAGATTGAGTAATAACAGCTCAAGTCTGGGGTTCATATGATGTGTTTTTCACGACATACGATTCTGCAACTATAACATACACATTCGATTGAATCATAGGAAAGCAATAATTAAGAGTATTGGAACAATTGATGAATGCACACAATCGATAATtacacccagctggcttacggaaggtcgatggttctacccaggtgcccgatcgtgatgaaataatgcacggatgggcatcttcctccaccatcaaagctggtaagtcgccatatgacctataattgtgtttgtgcgacgttaaacactaCAAAATAAATAACGTGTAAGAAAAATATAATACCCTGTACAATCAGTCACAATTATACAGCGCAGGTGGAGGTCATGTAAACAGTTGATAAAAGTGATAAAGACCTTAGGAAGTgcgaagttaaaataaaataaaaagactaGGGCTATGGTTAAAAAGAAAGAATGGGTACAGTTGGCAGTCGCCCAACACATAGATCACGGCTAGGCCTGGATTTTACATATACTTGGAGGAAATTCAACAGTCGGATTGATCTTGGACAGAAGGAATTGTGTCAATTTGGAATCAAATAGTTTAAATTCCAGATAGGGGTAATGTGATGTTGGTCAGCATGGAACAAGTTATATTTGATTTCGTTAAATACGAACAGAGAGGTTTGGTGGTGGCGCTTTTCTTAGGTTTGTCAATTAAGTGTATTTATTATATGGGAAACACCGCTTGTATAATATGTTTCGCAATTGTTGCAGACATAGCGTGCTGCTGAAGTAACATATTAGTCGCCGGTAGAAACCTGagactatatttgatacgctttaggattctacagctggtaggagaagttattaaaacatgacaatgaaaatatgatattgtaaataaaagaaaaataatgcagTTAATGCAAGGCTTACATAAAGGATTTAGGAgctgaaaattattatttcaaaagatagctttttaggaaaatatgaaaaatgtataaagaacttatccctatacTCCGTTTCAATAGCCCTATCACGTGATctgaaacagacaaacattctcactACACTGCAGAGAGAATGCCTTTACAATGGGTTTACAACCATGTCAGATTAATAACCATAGTTAGTGTATTTCTTATCACTTGCTAATGAATAAACATTTAGACCATCAACCTACATAGAATCCTAATTTAATCCTAGTCTTGACAACAGTCTACAGATAATTTCAGGAATGGCCTCTAGTAGTTCTTTATTGGATGGGAAACTCTCTGTTTACCCGTTTCGGATCACGTGATAAATTTTGTCGATATGGAgtatatgtatatcattaaatttcgtgattttcTTACGTTATTGTAAATTCAGTTCTCCGGCGATTTGATGctttgcatcaaaattttactcgTTTCAATTTTGGTACTTAGATGCTTCTGTAAGGGGTGACAAAAGTGCTGAACAATATTCTAGTTGGCGGTGGAAATAGATGTTATGAACTTTTATCGTAATATCTTTACAGTTTGTCTTGGTATTACACATGATATACCGAAAAGAGTTTTTGGCTTTGGATGTAATACTGTTAATATGGGCTGGCCAATTTAAAACTTTAGGGACTGTCATTTTAAAACTCTAGGAACTGTTATTTGTTCTGTGTAATGTAGAATGTATTGGACAGTATGAGCTCATTTTCCTAGTATTTCGTATCACCCCACACTTACCCGTTCCTACCGTTCAAGTCGATGTAACGTTTGGTAATCAACTGATGATTTGACTGTCAGATATACTTTTGTATCATCTGTAGAAGTCTGTTTTTCcgaattttatggaaaatgtaaTGTCGTTAATGTAGGAGAGTAAGAGATAAGGGCCAAGAACAGAGCCTTTGGACAGACTGGACAGGTAGACTGTTTAAAGTACAGCCATCTACTACAACCCTTAGATGTCTCAATCATCCGTGATGATATAGGGCGGACTTCTGGCTGTTCAAGTTTGTATGTAAGTTTATTATGTTCAGCCTCATCAAGTGCTTTGTTCTTGTATGAACATTGCAGTATA
This region includes:
- the LOC123560432 gene encoding uncharacterized protein LOC123560432; translation: MYQFFISSDTDLVANRGDDKCLQINFFDGEKYNWRDCNGKMLASCTSDSQQSVEILNESKTWNEAAKLCFKNNRYPTPLESINHVNDTGFFSWTGVVCSGVISKNAELDNISSEIMYGYMTYDGSSGYVLKFTHANDRKHILCENVNLHTFTEEPHTSLVPETENATTPTDVSTNPGDKELDEEEVADTLGITVTVSTLIVVIFVAVAVMLIKKRRTNQGTRLTEVGYVPEQTNNITHISDEAGDGAYTTIQGNGTGGASEEIGIQNPQKIVYETLGERNDKEHGYGTANTQRRAYESLGERHDKEHSCGTPNTHRNAYESLGDRQNKHTAMKH